A genomic window from bacterium includes:
- a CDS encoding asparagine synthetase B, protein MTRSTLFTLAVLAAAPVTAQHLLVPMDKTQTNHLRAYGLTYWCLQAPRGYECEWLLNFRGGSFLLPDTAEVRARAGAMGVLVSPLDGAGREALNRTIAQGNMERVQLTRAPRVAVYVPPDNEPWDDAVRVALEYAQIEYKTVWDREVLAGKLADYDWLHLHHEDFSGQFGRFYTTFANTPWYRRQVQSSQQVAQALGFPSVCAEKQAVAAAIAGWVGKGGLLFAMCSAPDSLDVALAAQGLDIVPPQIDGTPLDLQANSKLNFARTLAFRSFKLVMDPSVVEISDIDVEAAGGTRSTGQAFELFEFSAKQDPIATMLVQDHVARVPDFMGLTTAFRRGALKDTAIVLGDFPGQDKVKYIHGDYGEGTYTFLGGHDPEDYAHFVGEPATDLSFHPHSPGYRLILNNVLFPAAKTKERKT, encoded by the coding sequence ATGACCCGCTCCACTCTCTTCACCCTCGCCGTGCTCGCCGCCGCACCCGTGACGGCCCAGCACCTGCTCGTGCCCATGGACAAGACGCAGACCAACCACCTGCGCGCCTATGGGCTGACGTACTGGTGCCTGCAGGCCCCGCGGGGGTATGAGTGCGAGTGGCTGCTGAACTTCCGCGGCGGGAGCTTCCTGCTGCCCGATACGGCGGAGGTGCGGGCGCGGGCGGGGGCCATGGGGGTGCTGGTGTCACCGCTGGATGGCGCCGGGCGAGAGGCGCTCAACCGCACCATCGCCCAGGGCAACATGGAGCGGGTGCAACTGACCCGGGCGCCGCGGGTGGCTGTGTACGTGCCCCCCGACAATGAGCCCTGGGATGACGCCGTGCGGGTGGCGCTCGAATACGCCCAGATCGAGTACAAGACGGTGTGGGACCGCGAGGTGCTGGCGGGGAAGCTGGCCGACTACGACTGGCTGCACCTGCACCACGAGGACTTCAGCGGCCAGTTCGGCCGCTTCTACACCACCTTCGCCAACACCCCATGGTACCGTCGGCAGGTGCAGTCCTCCCAGCAGGTGGCGCAGGCGCTGGGATTCCCCTCGGTGTGCGCCGAGAAGCAGGCCGTGGCGGCGGCCATCGCCGGGTGGGTTGGCAAGGGTGGCTTGCTGTTCGCCATGTGCAGCGCCCCCGACAGCCTCGACGTGGCGCTGGCGGCTCAGGGCCTGGATATCGTGCCCCCGCAGATTGACGGTACGCCGCTGGACCTGCAGGCCAACAGCAAGCTCAACTTCGCACGCACGCTGGCGTTCCGGAGCTTCAAGCTGGTCATGGACCCCTCGGTGGTCGAGATCTCCGACATTGATGTGGAGGCGGCGGGTGGCACGCGTTCGACCGGGCAGGCCTTCGAGCTGTTCGAGTTCTCGGCCAAGCAGGACCCCATCGCCACCATGCTGGTGCAGGACCACGTGGCGCGGGTGCCGGACTTCATGGGTCTGACTACCGCCTTCCGGCGCGGGGCGCTCAAGGATACCGCGATCGTGCTGGGCGACTTCCCCGGCCAGGACAAGGTCAAGTACATCCACGGCGACTACGGGGAAGGGACGTACACGTTCCTGGGGGGGCACGACCCGGAGGACTACGCGCACTTTGTGGGCGAGCCGGCGACCGACCTGAGCTTCCACCCGCACTCGCCGGGCTACCGGCTGATCCTCAACAACGTGCTCTTCCCGGCGGCCAAGACGAAGGAGCGGAAGACCTGA